A DNA window from Cobetia marina contains the following coding sequences:
- a CDS encoding (Fe-S)-binding protein, with product MNETVLSVLIFAALALAAIGAVKRIGLWRQGRADATSMSVGELIASLAKVPRRYGVDLHHVVARDRYMANTHVATGGGFVAAALLMVVVYGFGIDSAWLGVLLLLASGAMFAGALFVRRRRLDPPARLSRGPWMRLPKSLLAFSASLFVMSLSLVLPDGVGGMISGGILGLVLVAGIAWGLLEMIVGMTGGGSRITGPMKHAFAGALHLAFHRRPARFSTRDSAGIRDSALLPLDLSDPEAPLGVGKPADFNWRQLLGFDACVQCGRCEAVCPAFAAGQPLNPKKLIQDMVVGMAGGSDAAYAGSPYPGDEPKRAPGQHGGGPQQAIVGASPHARPATQAASSGPIQIKAAGEQDASGTKSDSDKLNHEFTVLVEPETLWACTTCRACAEECPMMIEHVDAIVDMRRHMTLEQGATPGKGVEVLDNLIATDNPGGFALEARLHWAADLDLPRIAEVQAAREAARDPRPVEALLWLGDGAFDMRNQRTLRAFVQVLRAARVDFAILGAEERDSGDVARRLGDEATFQSLATRNIATLSKYRFVRIITCDPHSFHVLGREYAAFGGDYLVNHHTSYMNEMLAAGRLSLDASKLATLGSVTWHDPCYLGRYNGEFEAPRTLLAALGLEVREMQRSGFRSRCCGGGGGAPVTDIPGKQRIPDMRMGDVRETGAEVVAVGCPQCTAMLEGVVAPAGEAEPQVLDLAELMARALVADASTQGLFTQPTDAEVAA from the coding sequence ATGAACGAAACAGTGTTGTCGGTGTTGATCTTCGCCGCCTTGGCGCTGGCCGCCATCGGTGCGGTCAAGCGCATCGGCCTGTGGCGCCAGGGGCGGGCGGATGCCACGTCCATGAGCGTGGGAGAGCTGATCGCGAGCCTGGCCAAGGTGCCGCGCCGCTACGGGGTGGACCTGCACCACGTGGTCGCGCGGGACCGCTACATGGCCAATACCCACGTCGCCACCGGAGGTGGCTTCGTGGCCGCAGCGCTGCTGATGGTGGTGGTCTACGGCTTCGGCATCGACTCCGCCTGGCTGGGCGTCTTGCTGCTGCTGGCCAGTGGCGCGATGTTCGCTGGTGCGCTGTTCGTGCGTCGTCGTCGTCTCGACCCGCCGGCGCGCCTGTCGCGTGGTCCGTGGATGCGTCTGCCAAAAAGCCTGCTGGCGTTCTCCGCTAGCCTGTTCGTGATGAGTCTGTCACTGGTGCTGCCGGATGGCGTCGGCGGCATGATCTCCGGCGGTATCCTCGGGCTGGTGCTGGTGGCGGGGATCGCCTGGGGGCTGCTCGAGATGATCGTCGGCATGACCGGTGGCGGCTCGCGCATCACCGGGCCGATGAAGCATGCCTTCGCGGGCGCGCTGCATCTGGCCTTCCATCGGCGTCCGGCACGTTTCAGCACCCGTGACAGCGCTGGCATCCGCGACAGCGCGCTGCTGCCGCTGGATCTTTCCGATCCCGAGGCACCGCTGGGCGTCGGCAAGCCTGCCGACTTCAACTGGCGTCAGCTGCTGGGCTTCGATGCCTGCGTGCAATGCGGGCGCTGTGAAGCGGTGTGTCCGGCCTTCGCGGCCGGTCAGCCGCTCAATCCCAAGAAGCTGATCCAGGACATGGTGGTGGGCATGGCCGGTGGCAGCGATGCCGCCTACGCTGGTTCGCCCTATCCGGGCGATGAGCCGAAGCGCGCGCCCGGCCAGCATGGCGGCGGCCCGCAGCAGGCCATCGTCGGGGCCTCTCCGCATGCTCGCCCGGCAACTCAGGCAGCGTCATCCGGGCCGATCCAGATCAAGGCGGCTGGTGAGCAGGACGCTTCTGGTACGAAAAGTGACTCCGACAAGCTAAATCATGAATTCACGGTACTGGTCGAGCCGGAAACCCTGTGGGCCTGCACCACCTGTCGTGCCTGCGCCGAGGAGTGCCCGATGATGATCGAGCACGTCGATGCCATCGTCGACATGCGGCGTCACATGACGCTGGAGCAGGGCGCGACCCCGGGCAAGGGCGTCGAGGTGCTCGACAATCTCATCGCCACCGACAATCCGGGCGGTTTCGCGCTCGAGGCGCGCCTGCACTGGGCGGCGGATCTTGACCTGCCGCGCATCGCCGAGGTTCAGGCCGCTCGGGAAGCGGCGCGTGATCCACGTCCGGTGGAAGCGCTGCTGTGGCTGGGCGATGGTGCCTTCGACATGCGCAACCAGCGCACGCTGCGCGCCTTCGTGCAGGTGCTGCGCGCGGCCAGGGTCGATTTCGCCATCCTCGGTGCCGAGGAGCGTGACAGTGGAGACGTGGCACGCCGTCTGGGTGACGAGGCGACCTTCCAGTCGCTGGCCACACGCAATATCGCCACCCTGTCGAAGTACCGCTTCGTGCGCATCATCACCTGCGATCCGCACAGCTTCCATGTGCTGGGACGTGAATATGCCGCCTTCGGTGGCGACTACCTCGTCAATCACCACACCAGCTACATGAACGAGATGCTGGCGGCGGGACGTCTGAGTCTGGATGCCAGCAAGCTGGCCACGCTCGGCTCGGTCACCTGGCATGACCCCTGCTATCTGGGTCGCTACAACGGGGAATTCGAGGCGCCGCGCACCTTGCTGGCGGCGCTGGGTCTTGAAGTGCGCGAGATGCAGCGCTCCGGCTTCCGCTCACGTTGCTGTGGTGGCGGCGGTGGCGCGCCAGTGACGGACATCCCCGGCAAGCAGCGTATCCCCGACATGCGCATGGGTGACGTGCGCGAGACCGGCGCCGAGGTAGTGGCGGTGGGCTGCCCGCAGTGCACCGCGATGCTGGAAGGCGTGGTGGCGCCGGCCGGTGAAGCCGAACCCCAGGTGCTGGATCTGGCGGAGCTGATGGCGCGGGCGCTGGTAGCGGATGCGTCCACTCAGGGCTTGTTCACGCAGCCCACTGACGCGGAGGTGGCGGCATGA
- a CDS encoding LysR family transcriptional regulator: MQRWDRIEAFVEVVRIGSFSGAARHLGVSSSHVSRLISQLEAQLDTQLLYRTTRQTRLTDAGQVYYEHCHHLFDGFRAAEQAIGDFHARPSGVLKLTSATTFGERYVAPLVNDFQLMHPQLEVQMHFTNRPVELIDEGFDVAIRMGVLKDSSLIARRLVDRQEYVVASHDYFQRAPRPHTLAELSSHRCLAGSKREWLFEVEGQRREVRISGSWQANSGPALLDATLKGLGLAQIPDYYVAPHLASGQLISVLDEYQVRDTGVWIVYPRHRHLSPKVRQFVDFMVERFEDGIPGLVG, encoded by the coding sequence ATGCAGCGTTGGGACCGCATCGAAGCCTTTGTGGAAGTCGTCAGAATCGGCTCGTTTTCCGGTGCCGCCCGTCATCTCGGGGTCTCCAGCTCACATGTCAGTCGCCTGATCAGCCAGCTGGAAGCCCAGCTTGATACCCAGTTGCTCTATCGCACGACCCGTCAGACGCGTCTCACCGATGCCGGACAGGTGTATTACGAGCACTGCCATCACCTCTTCGATGGCTTCCGCGCCGCCGAACAGGCCATCGGCGACTTCCATGCCCGTCCCAGCGGCGTGCTCAAGCTGACCAGCGCCACCACCTTCGGTGAGCGCTACGTCGCGCCACTGGTCAACGACTTCCAGCTGATGCACCCGCAGCTGGAAGTGCAGATGCACTTCACCAATCGTCCGGTGGAATTGATCGACGAGGGCTTCGATGTCGCCATTCGCATGGGCGTGCTCAAGGACTCCTCGCTGATCGCGCGGCGACTGGTGGACCGCCAGGAGTATGTCGTCGCCTCGCACGACTACTTTCAGCGTGCGCCGCGCCCGCACACGTTGGCGGAGCTCTCCAGCCACCGCTGCCTGGCGGGCTCCAAGCGTGAATGGCTGTTCGAGGTCGAGGGCCAGCGACGCGAGGTGCGCATCTCCGGCAGCTGGCAGGCCAATTCCGGGCCGGCACTGCTGGACGCCACGCTCAAGGGCCTCGGGCTTGCCCAGATTCCCGACTATTACGTCGCGCCTCACCTGGCCAGTGGCCAGCTGATCTCGGTGCTGGATGAGTATCAGGTGCGCGATACCGGGGTGTGGATCGTCTATCCCCGCCACCGCCATCTCTCACCCAAGGTGCGCCAGTTCGTCGACTTCATGGTCGAGCGCTTCGAGGACGGCATCCCCGGCCTGGTGGGCTGA
- the mtgA gene encoding monofunctional biosynthetic peptidoglycan transglycosylase produces MERLRWLATWAIKVLGCWMVACIGLVVLLRFVPLPVSMVMLEKWGYSLVSGAPMALQHDWVPMEKISRNARLAVIASEDQKFPDHYGFDVDQIVKAIDARLAGERLRGASTISQQTAKNVFLWNGRSWVRKGLEVWFTILIEVIWPKERILEVYLNVAEWGPGVFGVEAAAEHHFNTDAASLSAYQASLLAAVLPNPIRFNAGKPSAYIQRRASWTRRQMNNLGMGYLKRLEQPRGWLSWDLLPSLKELSPAH; encoded by the coding sequence ATGGAGCGTCTGCGCTGGCTGGCGACATGGGCGATCAAGGTGCTGGGCTGCTGGATGGTCGCCTGCATCGGCCTGGTGGTGTTGCTGCGCTTCGTGCCATTGCCGGTGTCGATGGTGATGCTGGAGAAGTGGGGCTACAGCCTGGTCTCGGGGGCGCCGATGGCGCTCCAGCATGACTGGGTGCCGATGGAGAAGATTTCCCGCAATGCCCGGCTGGCGGTGATCGCCTCGGAAGACCAGAAATTTCCCGATCACTACGGCTTCGATGTCGATCAGATCGTCAAGGCCATCGATGCGCGCCTGGCCGGTGAACGGCTGCGCGGGGCCAGCACCATCAGCCAGCAGACCGCCAAGAATGTCTTCCTGTGGAACGGGCGCAGCTGGGTGCGCAAGGGGCTGGAGGTCTGGTTCACCATCCTGATCGAGGTGATCTGGCCCAAGGAGCGCATTCTCGAGGTCTATCTGAACGTCGCCGAGTGGGGGCCGGGGGTGTTCGGTGTCGAGGCCGCGGCCGAGCATCACTTCAATACCGATGCCGCCAGCCTGTCCGCCTATCAGGCCAGCCTGCTGGCGGCGGTACTGCCCAATCCGATTCGCTTCAATGCCGGCAAGCCCTCGGCCTATATCCAGCGGCGTGCCAGCTGGACGCGGCGCCAGATGAACAATCTCGGCATGGGCTATCTCAAGCGGCTGGAACAGCCGCGTGGCTGGTTGAGCTGGGACCTGCTGCCTTCGCTGAAGGAGCTGTCTCCCGCGCACTGA
- a CDS encoding dipeptidase, producing the protein MSEFSSSFGGSDAARALHDDSIVIDGLVIAKWQRELFEDMRKGGLSAANCTVSVWEGFQATVNNIVKSNQLIAESSDLVCVARTAADIRAAKAAGKTGIIYGFQNANAYEDQIGYVDVFKQLGVGIVQMCYNTQNLVGTGCYERDGGLSGFGREMVAEMNRVGVMCDLSHVGSKTSEEVILESKVPVCYSHCAPAGLKDHPRNKSDAELRFIAEHGGFVGVTMFTPFLRAGVNATVDDYVEAIEYVMNLVGEDAIGIGTDFTQGHGQDFFEWLTHDKGYARRLTNFGKIVNPEGIRTIGEFPNLTEALLRRGMSEHQVRKIMGENWLRTLENVWGG; encoded by the coding sequence ATGTCCGAATTCTCCTCCTCCTTCGGTGGGTCCGATGCGGCCCGCGCCCTGCACGATGACAGCATCGTCATCGATGGTCTGGTGATCGCCAAGTGGCAGCGCGAGCTGTTCGAGGACATGCGCAAGGGCGGTCTGAGTGCGGCCAACTGCACCGTCTCGGTCTGGGAAGGCTTCCAGGCGACCGTCAACAACATCGTCAAGAGCAACCAGCTGATCGCCGAGAGCAGTGACCTGGTCTGCGTGGCGCGCACCGCCGCCGACATCCGCGCCGCCAAGGCCGCGGGCAAGACCGGCATCATCTACGGCTTCCAGAATGCCAACGCCTATGAAGACCAGATCGGCTATGTCGATGTCTTCAAGCAGCTCGGCGTGGGCATCGTGCAGATGTGCTACAACACCCAGAATCTGGTTGGTACCGGCTGTTACGAGCGCGATGGCGGCCTGTCCGGCTTCGGGCGCGAGATGGTCGCCGAGATGAACCGCGTCGGCGTGATGTGTGATCTCTCCCACGTCGGCTCGAAGACCTCCGAGGAAGTCATCCTCGAATCGAAAGTCCCTGTCTGCTACTCCCACTGCGCGCCGGCCGGTCTCAAGGACCACCCGCGCAACAAGTCCGATGCCGAGCTGCGCTTCATCGCCGAACACGGCGGCTTCGTCGGCGTCACCATGTTCACCCCCTTCCTCCGGGCCGGCGTCAACGCCACCGTCGATGACTACGTCGAGGCCATCGAATACGTGATGAACCTGGTCGGCGAGGATGCCATCGGCATCGGCACCGATTTCACCCAGGGACACGGTCAGGACTTCTTCGAGTGGCTGACCCACGACAAGGGCTACGCCCGTCGTCTCACCAACTTCGGCAAGATCGTCAATCCGGAAGGCATCCGCACCATCGGCGAGTTCCCCAATCTGACCGAGGCGCTGCTGCGTCGCGGCATGAGCGAGCATCAGGTGCGCAAGATCATGGGCGAGAACTGGCTGCGCACGCTGGAAAACGTCTGGGGCGGCTGA
- a CDS encoding S-(hydroxymethyl)glutathione dehydrogenase/class III alcohol dehydrogenase, translating to MKSRAAIALEAGKPLELVEIDVEGPKAGEVLVRIVNTAVCHTDAYTLSGADPEGLFPSVLGHEGAGIVEEVGEGVTGLVPGDHVIPLYTAECGKCKFCLSGKTNLCSAVRATQGRGLMPDGTSRFSLDGKMLHHYMGTSTFSEYTVVPEVSLAKVSKEAPLDKICLLGCGVTTGIGAVMNTAKVEPGATVAIFGLGAIGLAAIQGAVMAKASRIIAIDINEDKFDLARKFGATDFVNPSKLSVPVQEAIVDMTDGGVDYSFECIGNVKVMRAALECAHKGWGESIIIGVAGAGEEIATRPFQLVTGRVWKGSAFGGVKGRTELPGYVERYMDGAINLDDFVTHQMPFEKINEAFDLLHEGKSIRTVLSF from the coding sequence ATGAAATCACGTGCTGCGATTGCGCTGGAAGCCGGCAAGCCGCTGGAGCTGGTCGAGATCGATGTCGAAGGACCGAAGGCCGGCGAGGTGCTGGTACGCATCGTCAATACCGCCGTCTGCCACACCGATGCCTACACCCTGTCCGGCGCAGACCCCGAAGGCCTGTTCCCGTCCGTGCTGGGCCATGAAGGCGCGGGTATCGTCGAGGAAGTGGGCGAGGGTGTCACCGGTCTGGTGCCGGGCGACCACGTCATCCCGCTCTATACCGCCGAATGTGGCAAGTGCAAGTTCTGCCTCTCCGGCAAGACCAACCTGTGCAGCGCCGTGCGCGCCACCCAGGGCCGTGGCCTGATGCCGGATGGCACCTCGCGCTTCTCGCTGGACGGCAAGATGCTGCACCACTACATGGGCACGTCTACCTTCTCCGAGTACACCGTGGTGCCGGAAGTCTCGCTGGCCAAGGTGTCCAAGGAAGCGCCGCTGGACAAGATCTGCCTGCTGGGCTGTGGCGTCACCACCGGTATCGGCGCGGTGATGAATACCGCCAAGGTCGAGCCGGGTGCCACCGTGGCCATCTTCGGTCTCGGCGCCATCGGTCTGGCCGCCATCCAGGGCGCGGTGATGGCCAAGGCGTCGCGCATCATCGCCATCGACATCAATGAGGACAAGTTCGATCTGGCCCGCAAGTTCGGCGCCACCGACTTCGTCAACCCGAGCAAGCTGTCCGTGCCGGTCCAGGAAGCCATCGTCGACATGACCGACGGCGGCGTCGACTACTCCTTCGAGTGCATCGGCAACGTCAAGGTCATGCGTGCCGCGCTCGAGTGCGCGCACAAGGGCTGGGGCGAATCCATCATCATCGGCGTCGCCGGTGCCGGTGAAGAGATCGCCACCCGTCCCTTCCAGCTGGTGACCGGGCGCGTCTGGAAAGGCTCCGCCTTCGGTGGCGTCAAGGGCCGTACCGAGCTTCCGGGCTACGTCGAGCGCTACATGGATGGCGCGATCAACCTCGACGACTTCGTCACCCACCAGATGCCGTTCGAGAAGATCAACGAGGCCTTCGACCTGCTGCATGAAGGAAAGTCGATCCGTACCGTGCTGAGCTTCTGA
- the dgcA gene encoding dimethylglycine demethylation protein DgcA — MAFDALFQPIEIGKLTIRNRVVSTAHAEVYATDGGMTTERYVRYYEEKAKGGCGLCICGGSSVVSIDSPQGWWSSVNLSTDRIIPHFQNLADAVHKHGGKIMIQITHMGRRSRWDGFDWTSLMSPSGIREPVHRSTCKTIEVEEIQRIIADFAQAARRAKEGGLDGVELSAVHQHLIDQFWSPRVNKRTDEWGGSFEGRMKFGIEVLKAVRAEVGDDFVVGMRICGDEFHPDGLSHDDMKQIAAYYDATGLLDFFGVIGSGCDTHNSLANVIPNMSYPPEPFLHLASGIKEVVKIPVIHAQNIKDPNQAERILEGGYVDMVGMTRAHIADPHIIAKIKMGQLDQIKQCVGANYCIDRQYQGLDVLCIQNAATSREYMGLPHEIEKTSGPVRKVVIVGGGPAGMEAARVCAERGHAVTLFEAKEELGGQITTASKAPQRDQIAGITRWYQLELARLKVDLRLGTRADEATIRDLRADVVILAVGGRPFMEQFESWGYDEDPAKSLIVSSWDVLDGRVAPGSNVLIYDSICEFSGVSVADYLATKGARVEIVTDDIKPGAAVGGTTFPTYYRSLYAKEVVMTSDMVLHEVYREGEGLVAVLENEYTGTLEERVVDQIVVENGVRPDEALYYAFKDGSLNKGQIDVESLYAIKPQPCLSQATDGDDYLLFRLGDCNAPRNTHAAIYDALRLCKDF; from the coding sequence ATGGCATTCGACGCACTCTTCCAGCCGATCGAGATCGGCAAGCTGACCATCCGCAACCGCGTCGTCAGTACCGCCCATGCCGAGGTGTATGCCACCGATGGCGGCATGACCACCGAGCGCTACGTGCGCTACTACGAAGAGAAGGCCAAGGGCGGGTGTGGCCTGTGCATCTGTGGTGGCTCCTCGGTGGTCTCCATCGACAGCCCGCAGGGCTGGTGGAGCTCCGTCAACCTGTCGACCGACCGCATCATTCCGCATTTCCAGAATCTGGCCGATGCCGTGCACAAGCATGGCGGCAAGATCATGATCCAGATTACCCACATGGGCCGTCGCTCACGCTGGGACGGTTTCGACTGGACCTCGCTGATGTCGCCGTCCGGTATCCGCGAGCCGGTGCACCGCTCCACCTGCAAGACCATCGAAGTCGAAGAGATCCAGCGCATCATCGCCGACTTCGCCCAGGCGGCGCGGCGTGCCAAGGAAGGCGGCCTGGACGGCGTCGAGCTGTCCGCCGTGCACCAGCACCTGATCGACCAGTTCTGGAGCCCGCGCGTCAACAAGCGCACCGATGAATGGGGCGGCAGCTTCGAGGGTCGCATGAAGTTCGGTATCGAGGTGCTCAAGGCGGTGCGCGCCGAGGTCGGCGACGACTTCGTGGTCGGCATGCGCATCTGTGGTGATGAATTCCATCCCGATGGCCTGTCGCATGACGACATGAAGCAGATCGCGGCCTATTACGACGCCACGGGTCTGCTCGATTTCTTCGGCGTGATCGGCTCCGGCTGTGATACCCACAACAGCCTCGCCAACGTCATTCCCAACATGTCCTACCCGCCGGAACCCTTCCTGCATCTGGCCTCCGGCATCAAGGAAGTGGTCAAGATTCCGGTGATCCACGCCCAGAACATCAAGGACCCCAATCAGGCCGAGCGCATTCTGGAAGGCGGCTATGTCGACATGGTCGGCATGACCCGCGCGCACATCGCCGACCCGCACATCATCGCCAAGATCAAGATGGGCCAGCTCGACCAGATCAAGCAGTGCGTCGGTGCCAACTACTGCATCGACCGTCAGTATCAGGGCCTGGATGTGCTGTGCATCCAGAATGCCGCGACGTCACGCGAATACATGGGCCTGCCGCACGAGATCGAGAAGACCAGCGGTCCGGTGCGCAAGGTCGTCATCGTCGGCGGCGGTCCGGCCGGCATGGAAGCGGCCCGCGTGTGTGCCGAGCGTGGCCATGCCGTGACGCTCTTCGAGGCGAAGGAAGAGCTGGGTGGCCAGATCACCACGGCTTCCAAGGCGCCGCAGCGTGACCAGATCGCCGGTATCACCCGCTGGTATCAGCTGGAGCTGGCGCGTCTGAAGGTCGACCTGCGCCTGGGCACCCGCGCCGATGAAGCGACCATCCGTGACCTGCGCGCTGACGTGGTGATCCTGGCGGTGGGCGGCCGTCCGTTCATGGAGCAGTTCGAATCCTGGGGCTACGACGAGGACCCGGCCAAGAGCCTGATCGTCTCTTCCTGGGACGTGCTGGACGGGCGTGTCGCGCCGGGCAGCAACGTGCTGATCTACGACAGCATCTGCGAATTCTCCGGTGTCTCGGTGGCCGATTATCTGGCCACCAAGGGCGCCAGGGTCGAGATCGTCACCGATGACATCAAGCCGGGGGCGGCGGTCGGCGGCACCACCTTCCCGACCTATTACCGCAGCCTGTATGCCAAGGAAGTCGTGATGACCTCCGACATGGTGCTGCATGAGGTCTACCGCGAAGGCGAGGGACTGGTGGCGGTGCTCGAGAATGAATACACCGGCACGCTGGAAGAACGCGTCGTCGACCAGATCGTGGTCGAGAACGGCGTGCGCCCCGATGAAGCGCTCTACTACGCCTTCAAGGATGGCTCGCTCAACAAGGGCCAGATCGACGTCGAGTCGCTCTACGCCATCAAGCCGCAGCCGTGCCTGAGTCAGGCCACCGATGGGGATGATTACCTGCTGTTCCGTCTCGGCGACTGCAATGCACCGCGCAACACCCACGCCGCCATCTATGACGCCCTGCGCCTGTGCAAGGATTTCTGA
- a CDS encoding DUF5943 domain-containing protein, producing the protein MSKMAPELPIEVDSETGVWTSDALPMLYVPRHFFINNHVAVEEALGVEKYAEILYHAGYKSAWHWCEKEAELHGLVGVEVFEHYMKRLSQRGWGLFITEEIDLERGTCKVRLEHSCFVYQQGKTGTKLEYMFTGWFAGAMDQILAARGSELRTVAVQTQSGGEEGCDVGYFEVAPGTV; encoded by the coding sequence ATGAGCAAGATGGCCCCTGAACTGCCGATCGAGGTGGATAGCGAGACCGGCGTCTGGACCTCCGACGCACTGCCGATGCTGTACGTGCCGCGTCACTTCTTCATCAACAACCATGTCGCGGTGGAAGAGGCGCTGGGCGTGGAGAAGTACGCCGAGATTCTCTACCACGCCGGCTACAAGAGCGCCTGGCACTGGTGCGAGAAGGAAGCCGAGTTGCACGGCCTGGTAGGGGTGGAGGTCTTCGAGCATTACATGAAGCGTCTGTCACAGCGCGGCTGGGGTCTGTTCATCACCGAGGAGATCGATCTGGAGCGCGGCACCTGCAAGGTACGCCTGGAGCACTCCTGCTTCGTCTATCAGCAGGGCAAGACCGGCACAAAGCTTGAGTACATGTTCACCGGCTGGTTCGCCGGCGCGATGGACCAGATTCTGGCCGCGCGTGGCAGCGAGCTGCGCACCGTCGCCGTCCAGACCCAGAGCGGTGGTGAGGAAGGCTGTGATGTGGGGTATTTCGAGGTCGCTCCCGGAACAGTGTGA
- the gbdR gene encoding choline metabolism transcriptional regulator GbdR — translation MALTSGRIDRPHDRSHMTSGFSSDSRRAGARSLGPQAGETRQPQTIGFLLLDSFTLISLASAVEPLRMANQLAGRELYRWYTVTLEGMPVRASDGLQVTPDVSAETCPALDMAIVCGGVGIQRAVQRPHVSWLQAQARAGRQLGAVCTGSWALAQAGLLEGHETSIHWECLAAMQEAFPRVPLTTRLFSIDQQRATASGGTAPMDMVLTMIAREHGRELAAGISEMFICDRVRGEQDQQRVPLKHVLGTTQPKLLEIVALMEANLEEPIGLDELAHYVDVSRRQLERLFQRYLHCSPSRYYLKLRLTRARQLLKQTALSIIEVASACGFVSTPHFSKCYREYFGMPPRDERIGGERQPGVSDVPCRADVDHQLHGVASLEGVLHGAIHQSLSQTTASSPLHTAAESPVSSAILALANARGEPTYASVRL, via the coding sequence ATGGCACTGACCAGTGGCCGCATTGATCGCCCGCACGATCGCTCTCACATGACATCCGGCTTTTCCTCCGATTCCCGCCGGGCGGGGGCTCGCTCGCTGGGCCCTCAGGCCGGCGAGACACGCCAGCCGCAGACCATCGGCTTCCTGTTGCTCGACAGCTTCACGCTCATCTCGCTGGCCTCGGCGGTCGAACCGCTGCGCATGGCCAATCAGCTGGCCGGACGTGAGCTGTATCGCTGGTACACCGTGACCCTGGAAGGCATGCCCGTGCGTGCCAGCGATGGTCTGCAGGTCACGCCGGATGTGTCGGCCGAGACCTGCCCGGCGCTGGACATGGCCATCGTCTGTGGCGGCGTCGGTATCCAGCGGGCGGTGCAGCGCCCGCATGTCAGCTGGCTGCAGGCCCAGGCGCGCGCTGGCCGTCAGCTGGGCGCCGTGTGTACCGGCAGCTGGGCGCTGGCGCAGGCCGGGCTGCTGGAAGGTCACGAGACCAGCATTCACTGGGAGTGTCTGGCGGCCATGCAGGAGGCCTTCCCGCGCGTACCGCTGACCACGCGACTGTTCTCCATCGACCAGCAGCGTGCCACCGCCTCGGGCGGCACCGCGCCGATGGACATGGTATTGACCATGATCGCCCGCGAGCATGGCCGCGAGCTGGCGGCGGGCATCTCCGAGATGTTCATCTGTGACCGCGTGCGCGGCGAGCAGGACCAGCAGCGTGTACCGCTCAAGCACGTGCTGGGCACCACCCAGCCCAAGCTTCTGGAAATCGTCGCGCTGATGGAGGCCAATCTGGAGGAGCCCATCGGTCTGGACGAGCTGGCCCACTACGTGGATGTCTCGCGCCGTCAGCTGGAGCGCCTGTTCCAGCGCTATCTGCACTGCTCACCGTCGCGCTACTACCTCAAGCTGCGCCTGACACGGGCGCGTCAGCTGCTCAAGCAGACGGCGCTGTCGATCATCGAGGTGGCCTCGGCCTGTGGCTTCGTCTCCACGCCGCACTTCTCCAAATGCTACCGCGAGTACTTCGGCATGCCGCCGCGCGATGAGCGTATCGGTGGTGAGCGTCAGCCCGGCGTGTCTGACGTGCCGTGTCGTGCCGATGTCGATCATCAGCTGCACGGCGTGGCCAGTCTGGAAGGCGTACTGCATGGTGCCATCCATCAGTCGCTGAGCCAGACGACTGCCTCCTCGCCGCTGCATACCGCCGCCGAATCGCCGGTGTCCTCGGCGATCCTGGCGCTGGCCAATGCGCGTGGCGAGCCAACCTACGCAAGCGTCAGGCTCTGA
- the fghA gene encoding S-formylglutathione hydrolase translates to MTATEQLELVSANKVHGGWLKRYRHRSGSLDCDMVFAIYLPPQAEQGPVPMLWWLSGLTCTDENFMQKAGAQRKAAELGIALICPDTSPRGVDLPGEDESYDFGSGAGFYVNATREPWARHYRMYDYVTEELPALVKRHFPVDGERESISGHSMGGHGALICALKNPGRYRSVSAFAPIANPMACPWGEKAFSGYLGDDRTQWAQWDTCELVKQAGNSGAARQELFVEQGENDQFLEEQLKPERLEAVCAEQDHPLILRRQPGYDHSYFFMASFIDEHLTYHAKHLL, encoded by the coding sequence ATGACCGCGACCGAACAACTCGAGCTGGTCAGCGCCAACAAGGTGCATGGTGGCTGGCTCAAGCGTTACCGTCACCGCAGCGGCAGTCTGGATTGCGACATGGTGTTCGCCATCTATCTGCCGCCGCAGGCCGAACAGGGCCCGGTGCCGATGCTGTGGTGGCTGTCGGGGCTGACCTGCACTGACGAGAACTTCATGCAGAAGGCCGGCGCGCAGCGCAAGGCAGCCGAGCTGGGCATCGCCCTGATCTGCCCGGACACCAGCCCGCGTGGCGTGGACCTGCCCGGCGAAGACGAGAGCTATGACTTCGGCAGCGGTGCCGGCTTCTACGTCAATGCCACCCGCGAGCCGTGGGCGCGCCATTACCGCATGTACGACTACGTCACCGAGGAGTTGCCGGCGCTCGTCAAGCGTCACTTCCCGGTGGATGGCGAACGCGAGTCCATCTCCGGTCACTCCATGGGCGGCCACGGCGCGCTGATCTGCGCGCTGAAGAATCCGGGGCGCTATCGCTCGGTCTCCGCCTTCGCGCCGATCGCCAATCCGATGGCCTGCCCGTGGGGCGAGAAGGCCTTCAGCGGCTATCTCGGCGATGACCGCACCCAGTGGGCGCAGTGGGATACCTGCGAGCTGGTCAAGCAGGCGGGCAACAGCGGTGCCGCGCGTCAGGAGCTGTTCGTCGAGCAGGGCGAGAATGACCAGTTCCTGGAAGAGCAGCTCAAGCCGGAGCGTCTGGAGGCGGTCTGCGCCGAGCAGGACCACCCGCTGATCCTGCGTCGCCAGCCCGGCTATGATCACAGCTACTTCTTCATGGCCAGCTTCATCGATGAGCATCTGACCTACCATGCGAAACACCTCCTTTGA